A window of the Mucilaginibacter sp. cycad4 genome harbors these coding sequences:
- the gmk gene encoding guanylate kinase, with the protein MTKEGKLIIFSAPSGAGKTTIVHHLLGKIPELEFSISATTRERRGDEVHEQDYYFISKEEFLHRIAKKQFVEFEEVYTGTFYGTLRTEIERIWAKGKTVIFDIDVEGGLHLKRKYGPQALAIFVQPPSLEVLIERLTGRGTDSEEKLKERFAKAEKELKYAPQFDIILKNYDLETACTEAEELVSNFISPPAP; encoded by the coding sequence ATGACCAAAGAAGGTAAACTCATCATATTTTCGGCTCCGTCGGGTGCTGGTAAAACAACCATAGTACATCATTTGCTGGGGAAGATCCCTGAGCTTGAATTTTCCATTTCGGCCACCACGCGTGAGCGCCGCGGCGATGAAGTGCATGAGCAGGACTATTATTTTATAAGCAAAGAAGAATTTTTGCACCGCATTGCCAAAAAGCAGTTTGTTGAGTTTGAAGAGGTTTATACCGGTACTTTTTATGGCACGCTCCGTACCGAAATTGAGCGCATCTGGGCAAAAGGAAAAACGGTAATATTTGACATAGACGTAGAAGGGGGACTTCACCTTAAACGCAAATATGGCCCCCAGGCGCTGGCCATATTTGTACAGCCACCATCACTTGAAGTTTTAATTGAAAGATTGACCGGCCGCGGCACTGATAGCGAAGAAAAACTGAAAGAACGCTTTGCCAAAGCAGAAAAAGAGCTTAAATACGCTCCGCAATTTGATATTATACTCAAAAATTACGATCTTGAAACGGCTTGCACAGAGGCGGAAGAATTGGTGAGTAACTTTATTAGCCCCCCGGCCCCCTGA
- a CDS encoding YicC/YloC family endoribonuclease translates to MIKSMTGYGIASFDSGSTKYTVEVKSLNSKFLELSLRLPKIFAEKEFQLRNDCSKLIERGKVNLSINTEQVSQAIKAAGIDKDLLKHYYNQLKTVSEELGEPTGNLLQLALGLPEVVKYEEDTISEDEWKAVEKTFQQAMAAFQDFRAQEGNVIELEIKGRINTILKNLDLVELEDPKRVPLIRERLDTFLAEAASREAIDQNRFEQELIYYIDKLDITEEKVRLKAHCEYFIETLKNADANGKKLGFISQEIGREINTLGSKANDANIQKLVVGMKEELEKIKEQLLNVL, encoded by the coding sequence ATGATAAAATCCATGACAGGGTATGGAATTGCCAGTTTTGATTCGGGCAGTACAAAATACACCGTAGAGGTTAAATCCCTGAACAGCAAATTTTTAGAATTATCGCTTCGTTTGCCGAAGATTTTTGCCGAAAAAGAGTTTCAGCTGCGTAATGACTGCAGCAAGCTTATCGAACGCGGTAAGGTTAATTTATCTATCAATACCGAACAGGTAAGCCAGGCGATAAAAGCAGCCGGCATTGATAAAGACCTGCTTAAACATTATTATAATCAGCTTAAAACGGTAAGTGAAGAGTTGGGTGAGCCAACCGGCAACCTGCTTCAGTTGGCATTGGGCTTACCCGAAGTAGTGAAATACGAAGAAGATACCATATCCGAAGATGAGTGGAAAGCCGTTGAGAAAACCTTTCAACAAGCTATGGCGGCTTTCCAGGATTTCAGGGCACAGGAAGGCAATGTTATTGAACTGGAGATTAAAGGGCGTATTAACACCATATTAAAAAACCTTGACCTTGTTGAGCTGGAAGATCCTAAACGGGTTCCTTTGATCAGGGAGCGCCTCGATACATTTTTAGCCGAAGCCGCAAGCCGCGAAGCTATAGATCAAAACCGGTTTGAACAGGAGCTGATCTACTATATTGATAAACTTGATATAACCGAAGAAAAGGTAAGGCTCAAAGCGCATTGCGAATACTTTATCGAAACCCTAAAAAATGCCGACGCAAACGGTAAAAAACTGGGTTTCATTTCGCAGGAAATTGGCCGCGAAATCAATACATTAGGCTCAAAAGCCAATGATGCCAACATCCAGAAACTGGTAGTAGGCATGAAAGAAGAGCTTGAAAAAATTAAAGAACAACTGTTAAACGTATTGTAG
- a CDS encoding ATP-dependent DNA ligase, whose product MKAFAQLFLSLDETNKTNEKVKVLKDYFNAVPDTDKMHMLALFTGRRPKRQINSTLVRNWAIEASHIPAWLFEESYHVVGDLAETMALLMPQSDAGSSKTLTEWIAEINALNDKTEEQKKEWLMGSWAMLDSQERFVFNKLLTGSFRVGVSQNLVIKALADISGLEPAVLTHRIMGSWLPETYQFSQLMEEQDAEANISRPYPFFLAYPIQETSEKQKTPAEVGIALGDAADWQAEWKWDGIRAQMIKRGGEIFIWSRGEDLATEKFPELHLFLNALPDGTVIDGEILSFQNGLPMPFNVLQTRIGRKNLSKKILEESPVAVIAYDCLEHNGEDIRYKTQTERREILERLQTETLYSEVFRISSLIQFESWEHLGSIREQSRAMIAEGIMLKRKSAAYQVGRRRGDWWKWKIDPLSVDAVMIYAQKGHGRRADLYTDYTFAVWDGDKLVPFAKAYSGLTDAEINKVDYFIKRNTIEKFGPVRTVKPELVFEIGFEGINKSTRHKSGIALRFPRILRWRHDKPKEEADTLESLKALLGE is encoded by the coding sequence ATGAAAGCCTTCGCCCAACTCTTCCTCTCGCTTGATGAAACCAACAAAACCAACGAGAAGGTCAAAGTACTAAAAGACTACTTCAACGCTGTCCCCGATACCGATAAAATGCACATGCTTGCCCTGTTCACAGGGAGGCGGCCAAAACGGCAGATCAACTCAACCTTGGTGCGTAACTGGGCTATCGAGGCATCACACATCCCGGCCTGGCTGTTTGAAGAAAGTTATCATGTAGTGGGCGACCTGGCTGAAACTATGGCGCTACTTATGCCTCAAAGTGATGCAGGCAGCAGCAAAACACTTACCGAATGGATAGCCGAGATCAATGCCCTTAACGATAAAACCGAAGAGCAGAAAAAAGAATGGCTGATGGGATCATGGGCAATGCTGGATAGCCAGGAACGCTTTGTATTTAACAAATTGCTTACCGGCAGTTTCAGGGTAGGGGTATCGCAAAATTTGGTAATCAAGGCACTCGCTGATATCTCCGGACTGGAACCTGCCGTACTTACCCATCGCATTATGGGGAGTTGGCTGCCCGAAACTTATCAGTTTTCGCAATTAATGGAGGAGCAGGATGCCGAAGCAAATATCTCCCGGCCTTACCCATTCTTTTTAGCTTATCCTATCCAGGAAACGTCCGAAAAACAAAAAACACCTGCCGAAGTAGGGATCGCCCTCGGTGATGCCGCCGACTGGCAGGCTGAGTGGAAGTGGGATGGGATCCGTGCACAAATGATCAAGAGGGGTGGTGAAATATTTATCTGGAGCCGTGGGGAAGATCTGGCAACTGAAAAGTTTCCTGAGTTGCATCTCTTTTTAAATGCCCTGCCCGATGGTACGGTGATTGACGGCGAGATCCTCAGTTTCCAAAATGGCTTGCCTATGCCTTTTAATGTGCTGCAAACGCGTATCGGCAGAAAAAATCTCAGCAAAAAGATCCTGGAAGAAAGCCCGGTGGCCGTTATTGCTTATGATTGCCTGGAACATAACGGTGAAGATATCCGCTATAAAACCCAAACCGAAAGAAGGGAAATTTTGGAGCGGTTACAAACAGAAACACTATATTCCGAAGTATTCCGTATTTCATCGCTGATTCAGTTCGAAAGCTGGGAGCATCTTGGAAGTATCAGGGAACAGTCGCGCGCTATGATAGCCGAGGGGATCATGCTGAAACGCAAAAGCGCGGCCTACCAGGTGGGCCGCCGCAGGGGCGATTGGTGGAAATGGAAGATCGATCCGCTATCGGTTGATGCCGTGATGATTTACGCCCAAAAAGGTCATGGCCGCCGGGCTGATCTATACACCGATTACACCTTCGCTGTTTGGGATGGCGATAAGCTGGTGCCTTTTGCCAAGGCTTATTCGGGCCTTACCGACGCGGAGATCAACAAGGTTGATTATTTTATAAAACGCAATACCATCGAAAAATTCGGGCCGGTACGCACCGTAAAGCCCGAGCTGGTGTTTGAGATAGGCTTTGAGGGCATTAACAAATCAACCCGCCATAAATCGGGCATAGCATTGCGTTTCCCGCGGATCCTGAGGTGGCGGCATGATAAGCCCAAAGAAGAGGCTGATACACTGGAAAGCTTAAAGGCATTACTGGGCGAATAA
- the nadD gene encoding nicotinate (nicotinamide) nucleotide adenylyltransferase, which yields MKIGLLFGSFNPIHIGHLIIANYMANHTSLDKVWLVVSPQNPLKKYGDLINTYDRLEMARLATDNATNISVSDVELKLPQPSYTIDTLAHLKEKYPEHEFALIMGSDNLGSLHKWKNYKLILRDYRIYVYPRPGYENAELADHPSVTITMTPLMELSATFIRKSIAEKKNVQFFVPDPVLKFIESKSLYR from the coding sequence ATGAAGATAGGCTTACTGTTTGGTTCGTTTAATCCTATACATATAGGGCATTTGATCATAGCCAATTATATGGCAAACCATACTTCACTTGATAAGGTATGGCTGGTGGTATCGCCCCAAAATCCGCTAAAAAAGTATGGCGACCTGATCAACACCTATGACAGATTGGAGATGGCCCGCCTGGCTACTGATAATGCAACCAACATTAGTGTGAGCGACGTTGAGCTGAAATTACCCCAGCCATCATATACCATTGATACGCTTGCTCATTTAAAGGAAAAATATCCTGAGCATGAATTTGCCCTCATCATGGGTTCGGATAATCTTGGCTCACTGCATAAGTGGAAAAACTATAAGCTTATCCTGCGCGATTACCGCATTTATGTGTACCCGCGCCCCGGCTATGAAAACGCCGAACTGGCCGATCACCCTTCGGTTACCATTACCATGACCCCGCTTATGGAACTTTCGGCAACATTTATCCGCAAATCAATTGCCGAAAAAAAGAATGTTCAATTCTTTGTACCAGATCCGGTTTTAAAATTTATTGAGAGCAAGAGTTTGTACAGATAG
- a CDS encoding LD-carboxypeptidase — protein MVQTQPPYLKKGDKIAITCPAKKLPNPMTDAVELLQSWGLEVVLGDTVDASFHQFAGDDDFRAADMQRFINDDSIKAIIAARGGYGTVRMIDKVDFSRFAQNPKWLIGFSDITLLHAHLFTNYGAQTIHGQMPINIPDASKHSIDTLRRALFGEELSYEFTTHGTNKSGEASGLIVGGNLSLLVASAGSVSDLNYAGKILFIEDVGEYLYSVDRMLRMLDRAGKLRNLSGLVVGGFTDIKDNEIPFGQTVPQIVTEIVKDYGYPVCFDFPAGHIPDNNSLVLGREVGLQVDEKQAKLWFK, from the coding sequence ATGGTTCAAACTCAACCTCCGTACCTTAAAAAAGGCGACAAAATAGCCATTACCTGTCCTGCAAAAAAACTCCCCAACCCGATGACCGACGCGGTGGAACTACTACAAAGCTGGGGCCTGGAAGTTGTGTTGGGTGATACCGTAGATGCTTCATTTCATCAGTTTGCCGGTGATGATGATTTCAGGGCAGCCGATATGCAGCGATTTATTAATGATGATAGCATCAAAGCCATCATAGCGGCTCGTGGCGGTTATGGAACCGTGAGGATGATTGACAAGGTTGATTTTAGCCGTTTTGCACAAAATCCTAAATGGCTCATTGGCTTTAGCGATATAACATTGTTACATGCCCATCTGTTCACCAACTATGGTGCCCAAACCATTCACGGGCAAATGCCGATTAACATCCCTGATGCATCCAAACATTCGATAGATACTTTACGGAGAGCCCTGTTTGGCGAAGAATTAAGCTATGAATTTACTACACATGGCACCAATAAGTCCGGTGAAGCCTCAGGCCTGATAGTGGGCGGTAATTTATCGCTGCTGGTAGCATCTGCAGGTTCGGTATCTGATTTAAATTATGCAGGAAAGATCCTGTTTATTGAGGATGTCGGCGAGTACCTTTATTCGGTAGACCGGATGCTGCGGATGTTGGACAGGGCCGGTAAACTAAGAAACCTCTCCGGCCTGGTAGTAGGCGGCTTTACTGATATTAAAGATAACGAAATCCCCTTTGGCCAAACAGTGCCGCAAATAGTGACGGAGATTGTCAAAGATTATGGTTACCCGGTATGTTTCGATTTCCCGGCAGGGCATATCCCGGATAATAATAGCCTGGTGCTCGGGCGGGAGGTCGGATTGCAGGTTGATGAGAAGCAGGCGAAGTTGTGGTTTAAATAA
- a CDS encoding ligase-associated DNA damage response exonuclease — MAKKPLLEFTDKGIYCAQGKFYIDPWKPVDDAVITHAHADHAYWGHKHYLAHHLSREVLLYRLGEINLQTVEYGEIIHKNGVSVSLYPAGHVIGSAQIRVEHQGEVWVVSGDYKVENDGISTPFEPVKCHHFISECTFGMPVYQWKPQVQTFNEINNWWRGNLHSGMATVLVGYSLGKAQRILQNLDLFNGKVYTHGVIENTNEALRRNGVLLNPTERITPESSKEEVRKGIILAPPSSVGTPWMRKFQPYSFGYCSGWMAIRGAKRRRAADRGFVLSDHADWDGLISAIDATGCECVYLTHGYTASFSRYLNEIGFNAREVHTLYGGEEDPSNLPEGEASNAGESEKKVLHLGEDLGGVS, encoded by the coding sequence ATGGCTAAAAAACCGCTGCTTGAGTTTACTGATAAAGGGATCTACTGCGCGCAGGGAAAATTTTATATAGACCCCTGGAAGCCGGTTGATGATGCAGTAATAACACACGCCCATGCCGATCATGCTTATTGGGGGCATAAACATTATTTAGCACACCATCTCTCACGCGAGGTATTACTATATCGTCTTGGCGAAATCAACCTCCAAACTGTGGAATACGGCGAAATTATTCACAAGAATGGTGTAAGTGTATCTTTATATCCTGCCGGCCATGTAATAGGTTCAGCCCAAATTCGTGTCGAGCACCAGGGTGAGGTTTGGGTAGTATCCGGTGATTATAAGGTAGAAAACGACGGGATCTCCACACCTTTCGAGCCGGTTAAATGCCATCACTTTATCTCAGAGTGTACTTTCGGGATGCCGGTTTATCAATGGAAGCCACAAGTGCAAACTTTTAATGAGATCAATAACTGGTGGCGCGGTAACCTGCATAGTGGGATGGCTACTGTATTGGTGGGCTATTCGTTAGGAAAAGCCCAGCGCATTTTGCAAAATCTCGATTTGTTTAACGGCAAGGTTTATACGCACGGCGTTATCGAAAATACCAACGAAGCCCTGCGTCGTAATGGCGTATTGCTAAACCCAACCGAGCGGATAACCCCTGAAAGTTCGAAAGAAGAGGTACGCAAAGGCATCATTTTAGCGCCGCCCTCATCGGTAGGCACGCCCTGGATGCGGAAGTTTCAACCGTATAGTTTTGGTTATTGTTCTGGTTGGATGGCTATCCGTGGTGCTAAACGCCGTCGTGCTGCCGACAGGGGCTTTGTGCTTTCTGACCATGCCGATTGGGATGGCCTCATTAGCGCTATTGACGCTACTGGTTGCGAATGCGTTTACCTCACCCATGGATACACAGCCTCGTTTTCAAGATATTTAAATGAGATTGGTTTTAATGCCCGGGAGGTGCATACATTGTATGGAGGGGAGGAGGACCCCTCCAACCTCCCCGAAGGGGAGGCTTCCAACGCCGGAGAATCAGAAAAGAAAGTCCTCCACCTCGGGGAGGATTTAGGAGGGGTATCATGA
- the rnc gene encoding ribonuclease III — MPISRFYKLYISPNRKYVKILKNLLGFVPGNLSLYRMAFRHKSVAQNIKKGVKNSNERLEFLGDAVLGSVVAEVLFKLYPFEDEGFLTELRSKIVSRVNLNALGKKLGFDKLIEYDNRMLNSSRQGSLLGDAFEALIGAVYLDKGYDFTKNFLINHIIKPHIDIHKLEQTETNFKSKLIEWCQRHGRDIIFELVTNQDGESTKLFTVQANVDGEIMGSGKEFSKKNAEKLAAEKACEALGI; from the coding sequence ATGCCTATAAGTCGGTTCTACAAGCTTTATATATCACCCAACAGAAAGTATGTTAAAATTTTAAAGAATTTGCTCGGCTTTGTGCCGGGCAATTTGTCTTTATACCGCATGGCTTTCCGTCATAAGTCGGTAGCACAAAACATCAAGAAGGGGGTGAAGAACAGTAACGAACGCCTTGAGTTTTTAGGCGATGCCGTACTGGGCAGTGTTGTGGCTGAAGTTCTTTTTAAATTATACCCTTTTGAAGATGAGGGCTTTTTAACTGAATTACGCTCAAAAATTGTAAGCCGCGTAAACCTTAACGCACTCGGCAAAAAACTTGGCTTTGATAAGCTTATTGAGTATGATAACCGCATGCTTAACTCAAGCAGGCAGGGGTCATTGCTGGGCGATGCATTTGAAGCCCTGATAGGAGCGGTTTATTTGGATAAGGGGTATGACTTTACCAAAAATTTCCTGATCAACCACATCATAAAACCTCATATTGATATCCATAAGCTTGAGCAAACGGAAACCAATTTTAAGAGCAAGCTTATTGAATGGTGCCAGCGCCATGGCCGCGATATTATTTTTGAACTGGTAACCAACCAGGATGGTGAAAGCACCAAGCTTTTCACCGTACAGGCCAATGTTGATGGCGAAATTATGGGCTCGGGTAAAGAGTTCAGTAAAAAGAATGCCGAAAAGCTTGCTGCAGAAAAAGCCTGCGAAGCATTAGGCATCTGA
- a CDS encoding MaoC family dehydratase, whose amino-acid sequence MIVISSFQEFEQQVGNDLGVSSWHTITQEQINKFADATLDHQWIHTDPERAKTESPFKSTIAHGYLTLSLIPHLWKEIVKIENLKMEINYGIENLRFAQPVLVDNEVRLKVKLTSLLNLRGTTKSTMAIELEIKDQRKPAFTGEVVFLYHFIG is encoded by the coding sequence ATGATTGTAATTAGCAGTTTTCAGGAGTTTGAACAGCAGGTTGGTAACGACCTTGGCGTATCATCATGGCACACTATTACGCAGGAGCAGATCAACAAATTTGCCGATGCAACCCTCGATCACCAATGGATCCATACCGACCCTGAAAGGGCAAAAACCGAAAGCCCGTTTAAATCAACCATAGCACATGGCTACCTTACACTTTCACTCATTCCTCACCTATGGAAAGAGATTGTGAAGATTGAAAACCTGAAAATGGAAATTAATTACGGTATCGAAAACCTTCGTTTTGCACAGCCTGTGCTGGTTGATAATGAAGTACGGTTAAAAGTAAAGCTGACCAGCTTGCTTAACCTTCGTGGCACAACCAAATCCACCATGGCCATCGAACTTGAAATAAAAGATCAGCGCAAACCGGCGTTTACGGGCGAAGTTGTGTTTTTATATCATTTCATAGGGTAA